GAGCAGGACAGCCAGCAGCGCCGCCAGCACGGGGCGCGGGGGGCGGGAACGGGACATGGCGTCATGCTACGCCGCGCTCCTCCTTCCATACCTTGCGCTCCGTGACCTTTGGGGCGGAATCCGGCAGGAAGAGCCGCCTGTTTCCTCAGCGTTCCGTCAGCCTGCACCCGTATGCTGGGGCCATGCGCACCGCATTTCTGCTCGGCTCGTTGGCCCTGGGGCTCAGCGCCTGCACCGTCTCCGTCCGGTCGAACGCCGGTCTGGTGGGGGGCAACCTGATTGCGAACGTGCGTCCCGACCGGGGCGAGGGCGGCAGCTACTTCGTGGGCGATCCCGTGCGCATCGCCGTCACCACGCGCGCCGCCGGGTACGTGACGCTGGTGGCCCTCCAGCCCAACGGGTTCGCCAGCACCCTGGTCCGCAACGTCTACGTGAACCCCGGCACCACCGTCTTTCCCCGCCCGCAAGACGGCGTGACCTACAACGTGGCCCCGCCGCGCGGTCTCCAGCGCGTCCGGGTGATCTTCACCCGCGTGCGGCCGACCTCGGACATCGTGCTCAGCGGCGTGTACAGCGGTGAGCGCCTGAATCTCGCCACCAACCAGTACCTGACCCCGTACGCCCCCGCCGACCGGGACGTGCAGGAGACGTACTTCTACATTCGGTAAGTCGCCAGCTTCCAGCGACCAGCCGCCAGCCGTTCACGCGCGGCTGGTTTTTCTTTACGCTGGGGCGCATGAGTCTGACCTTTGCCGAGGCGAGTGAACGGGTGGACGCCTACATCTCCCAGTTCGAGGAGGGGTACTTCCCGCCCCTGCTGATGCTCGCCCGGCTGACCGAGGAGACCGGGGAAATCGCCCGCGTCCTGGCCCACCAGCACGGCAAGACGCCCAAGCCCGGCGAGGAAAGCGGCGACCTGGAGATGGAACTCGCCGACCTCCTCTTCGTGATGGTCTGCCTCGCCAACGAGCGCGGCCTGAGCCTGGAGCGCGGGTTCACGCGGATGATGGAGAAAGTCGAGACGCGCGACGCGACCCGCTGGACGAAAAAGCAGCCCGGCGAGTGACGGCGCCGGGGTAGGCTGAGCCGTGCCCGACCCCTCCTCAACGGACCCCCGGTATCCCCTCGGCCCGATGCCCCAGCCCCTCACGCTCACGCCGGAGGAGCGGGCCGAGGCCGTCGCCGCCATCCGCGCCCTGCCCGGCGAACTGCGCGGCGCCGCCCTGGGCCTCTCCGCCTCCCAACTCGACACCCCGTACCGCGAGGGGGGCTGGACGGTGCGGCAGGTCGTCCACCACGTCGCCGACAGCCATATGAACGCCGTGGTGCGTCTCAAACTCGCCCTCACCGAGGACCGCCCGACGATCAAGCCCTACGAGGAGGGGCTGTGGGCCGAACTCGCCGACATGCGGCTGCCCCTCGAGCCGAGCCTCGACCTGCTCGACGGACTGCACACACGCTGGGCGGCGGTGCTTGCGAGCCTCACCCCGGAGGACTGGACGCGTGAATGGACCCACCCGGAGCACGGGCACACCTTCACGGTGGACACCCTGGGGGCGATGTACGCCTGGCACGGGCGGCACCACATCGCGCACGTCACCGGGCTGCGGCTGCGGCAGGGCTGGTAATCCGTGCAGTACGACCAGAGGTTCGACGTGCCCGTGACGTTGCGTTCGGCGGGTGTGGTCGTGATCAACGACCGGGACGAGGTGCTCCTCGTCTGCGAGCACAAGCCGGGCAGCCGGGGCCTGTGGCACATCCCCGCCGGAGGGGTGGAAGAGGGCGAGAACCCGCAGGACACGGCGGTGCGGGAGGCGTACGAGGAGACGGGCCTGACCGTGCGGCCCGTGGGGCTCCTCAATACCCTCCTGGGCCGGATGCCCGACGGCCCCCTCATCCTGCGTTTCGCGTGGCTGGCGGAGGTCGTGGGCGATGCGGACGCACCCGCCCCCTTGCCTGCCTTCGCCGGAGAGGTCAAGAAGGCCCGCTTCTTCACCCGCGGCGAGTTCGACGGGCTGTACGACCGGGGAGCAATCCGCATGTACCACACAAGGGTTTTCGTGGACACGGCGTACGCGATGCGGGAGGCGAGGGGAAAGGCGGGAGCCTGAGCCGCCCGTCTCTTAACCTCTCTGGCTTGGCTGACGGCTGACCGCTTTACTCGTACCCCAGTTCCCGCAGCGCCTCCTCGTCCTCGCGCCAGCCGGGGATCACGATGACCTCCAGGCCCAGGAAGACCTTGCGGTTGAGGAAGACTTCGAGCTGCTTTCTCGCCGCCTGGCCGATCTCGCGCAGTTGCTTGCCGCCCGCGCCGATCACCATGCCCTTGTGGGCGTTTTTCTCGACGACGATCTCGCCCTCGATGCGGACGAGGCCGTCCTCGCGCTCGGTCCAGCCGTTCACGCGGGTGGCGACCGAGTAGGGCAATTCCTCGCGCAGCTTCTTCATCGCCTCCTCGCGGATGATCTCGGCGGCCCACTGCTCGCGCGTCTGGTCAGACGCCCCCGAGTTCGGGAAGAAGAAGGGATTTTCGGGCAGCACGTCGAGTAGTTGCTCGCGCAGCGTGGCGACCGCCGCCGGGTTGTTCTGCGCGCTGAGCGTCGTCTCCTGCGTCTCGCCCGTGCGGCCCTCCAGCAGCGCCCGGTAGAGCTTCATCGCCTCGTCGGGGTACTTGGCGGCGTCCGTCTTGTTGCCCACCAGGAAAAGGGGCTTGGGAAGGTCACGCACCTGCCGGGCGACGAGTGCGTCCTCGTCTGAGGGGGGGCGGCGCAGGTCCACGACCCAGAGGATGGCGTCCACGTCGGCGAGTGCCCCCTGGACCTCCTGGTTCATGTACTTGCCCAGGGCGTCTTTGGGCTTGTGCAGGCCCGGCGTGTCCACGAAGACGATCTGCCGGGTCTCGGTCGTGTAGATGCCGCGCACGCCGCGCCTCGTCGTCTGGGGGCGCGGGCTGGTGGGGGCGACCTTGGTGCCCAGAAAGGCGTTGAGCAGCGTGCTCTTGCCCACGTTCGGCTTGCCGATGATGGCGACGAAGCCGCTGTGTGTGTCATGGGAGGTGGTCGCCTCGCCGGATTCGGGGGAGGGCATGGGGTCGGTCATGGGGGAGATTGTCTCACGGGGGAGGAGGGGCAACCGTGCCGGGCGGGGCCGCTCCTCACTTCCTGCGCGCCTGCACGCCCCCGATGATCCGGGTCATCACGCCGCGCGGCAGGAGGCGGGGCGCGAGCGTCTGGAGCCGGTTGAGCCGCCCCGGCACGACGACCGCCTGCCCGGAGAGCATGGCCTCCACCCCCTGCCGGGCGACCTCCCCGGCACTCAGCATGGTGGCGCGGGCGGGACCCTGGAGCAGCCGACTCTGCCCCAGCTTGGCGGTGTCCTGAAAACCCGTCTCGACCGGGCCGGGACAGAGGGCGGTGACCGAGACGCCCGTGCCGCGCACTTCCTCGTTCAGGGCTTCCGACAGGCTGAGCACGTAGGCTTTGGTCGCGTAGTACACGGCCATCAGCGGCCCCGGCTGGAAGGCGGCGGTGCTGGCGACGTTGAGCACCCGGCCCCGGCGGCGCTCCACCATGCCGGGCAGGAAGCGGCGGCTCAGGTCGGTCAGGGCGACGACGTTCACCTGCACCATCCGCGCGATCTCACCGGGGTCCTGGGTGTGGAACTCGCCGTAGCCGCCGAAGCCCGCGTTGTTGACGAGCAGGTCCACCGTCAGCCCGCGCGAGGCGAGTTCGCCCTCCAGCCACGCGCCCGCGCCCGGCCGGGTCAGGTCGAGCGCAAGGGGGAGGGCGTGGACGCCGTGCCGGGCTCCCAGCTCGTCGGCCAGCGCCCGCAACTGCTCCTCGCGGCGGGCCACCAGGATCAGGTTCGCGCCCCTGGAGGCGAGGTGCCGGGCGATCTCCTCGCCGATGCCGCCGCTCGCGCCGGTGACGAGGGCGGTCGGGGGGCCGGGCCGGGGGGTGGGGGCCGTCATGGGTCCATCGTGGGGCCGGGCCCCCGTGAACGGCATCAGAACAGGAGCGGCCTGCCTTTAGACCCACTTCACCGTCGCCCCCGCCGCCGGAACACATCGCCCCGCCTCCCCGTACTCTGGGGCATGACGACTCCTCCCTCGCCCGTCCAGGCGACGCTCACCGACATGTTCTCGCAGAGTTCGACCGTCCTCACCCGGCCCGGGCCCCAGACCTTCGAGCTGTTCGAGCGGCGGGGCGGAACCCGGCAGGCCTTTCTCTACGTGCTGCTGGCCGCGCTCGTCTCGGCCGTCATCGCCGCGATCTTCGCGCCCTTCCACGCGGACACCACCGTGATCGGGCAGTTCATCACCCGCCTGATCCTGATCCCCCTCCAGTTCGCCGTGTTCACCGGGGCGGTGTACCTGATCGGTAAGCACCTCTTCCGGGGCACCGGCACCTATCCGGAGGTGGCCTACTCCTTCGCCCTCTTCTTCGTGCCGCTGAGCATTCTCGGCACCGTGCTGGGCATCATTCCCATCCTGGGCTGGCTGGTCGGCATCCTGATCTCGGCCGCGATGATCTTCTACGGCTTCCTGGCGGTGGGGTCGAGCATGAACCTGCACGACGCCACCAAGGCCGCCGTCACGCTGATCCTCTCGGGGATCGCGTACTGGGCAGTGGGCGGCCTGCTGCTGGGACTGGTCCTCGCGCCCTTCACCCGTTAGAGCCAGTCACACGGGGGGTGGCCGCTTGACGGCCCTTTCCCCGAACGGAGCGGGCGACGACCAGAGGGGCACAGGCGGTGGGGGAAACCACGCCTGTGCCCCTCGCGCGGTCCGTCAGCGGGCGCCGTACACCCGCACCTCCACGTCGAGTTCCCCGCGCCCGCCGCCGTAGTAGGTGCCGCGCACGGGGGAGACGTCGCTGTACTCGCGCCCGTGACCGATCTTGACGTGCCGCTCGCGGGCGAGGCAATTGTTGGTGGGGTCGTAGCCCAGCCAGCCGAAGCCGGGCAGGAAGCACTCGACCCAGGCGTGGGTCGCCTCCGCGCCCACCAGCTCGCCGCCCGAGTACAGGTAGCCGCTGACATACCGCCCCGGAATGCCCAGCCCCCGCACGATGCCCAGCATCGCGTGGGTGAAGTCCTGGCACACCCCGCGCCCGTGGGTGGCGAACTCGGCGAGGGGCGTGCTCACCGTGGTCGCCCGCGTGTCGTACCGGAAGCGGCGATAGAGCGTGGTGGTGAGGTCCATCAGGAAGCCGGGGAGGTCGTCGCCGGAATCGGGCGTGGCAACCCCGAAGACTGCCGCCCAGTTCCCGGCGGGCACGCGCGGGCTGGCGACGAGGAACTCGGTGTGGGCTCCGCACGCGCCCCGCAGGGCGCCGAAGGAGATCGGCGGGGGCGGGGGCACGGGGTGGGTGTCCACGATGGCCTGGGCCTCGATCTTGAGGGTGGTGTGCGGCTCGTGGACGTGGACGTGGTGGACGATGGCCCCGAAATAGTCCTTGTACGAGGCGATGTCGGCCTCGGGCTCGACGGAGAGGTGAAACGAGCGCACGCTCTGGCGCGCCTCGCGGGACGGGTGCAGCCGCACCTCGTTGAAGGAGTCCCAGGCGGGTTTGGGGTAGCGGTACTCGGTGATGTGGCGGATTTCGCAGCGCATGGACGAATAGACCCTCAGCCCGGGCAGTCTGACAGGAGGGGGCGGCAAGAACGTGACGGCGTGCTCAGCCGGGCTGAAGAAACGCCGGGGCGGGGGCGGCTCATTCCTGCTGGAAGTACGCCGCGTTGATCGCCGCGCCCACCCGGTTGATGTCGCCCAGCAACTCGTCCAGGCCCGGGTCCTCCCGCTCCAGAATGTCCTCCACGCCCGTGAATTGAAGCCGGGCGACCAGCCAGCGCGAGAGGCGCAAGATCTCGGGGTGCGCGCCGGGATGCCAGCGGTCAATCTGCGTGAGGGCGTCGTGCAGGTTCTCGGCGCTGTAGCGCACGCTGCGCGGGAAGTATTCGTCGAGCAGCAAGAACTCGCCGATGCGGGCGGGGTCGATGCCGCTGTGCACTCGCTTGCGGTAGGCCTCGTAGGCGCTCGCCCCCTTCAGGACGCTCACCCAGCGCTGGTCTTGCACCGCGCGCTGCGCCGGGTCGCCCTGCGCCTGCCCGTCCAGCACCCGGTAGTGGGTCTGGAGCACGCGAATCACGTTGTCCCCGCGTTCGAGCATCTGCCCGGCGCGCAGGAAGGACCACCCCTCGTCGCGTGGGAGGGTGGCGAAGGCAATTCCGAAGAAAAACTGCGAGGCGTCGCGCGCCGAGGCGCAGAACTCGAAGAGCCCGTCGCTGTCGATGACCCCCTCGTTCTGGAAGCAGACGTTGAGGTAGGTGCGGTTGAGGGCCTCCCACATCTCCGAGGGGATGCGGTCGCGCAGGCCCCGCGCGTTCTCGCGGGCGCGCAGCACACTTGAGGCGATGCTCGCCGGGTTGCCCTGGTCAAAGGCCAGCCACGCGCTGACCGAGCGGGCGTCCACCCGACCGTACTTCTCGCGCAGCCGCCCCTCGCCCCCCGTCAGCTCGAGCAGGGGCGCCCAGTGTTCGCGCATCCGCCCCGTCATCTCCAGGGTGGCGTAGTAGTTGACGTTCAGCAGCCGGGCGGTGTTCTCCGCGCGCTCGACATACCGCCCGATCCAGAACAGGTTCTCCGCGAGGCGGGAAAGCAGCAGCATTCAGCGGTCCTCCCCTTGGGTGGTGTCGAGTTCGTCCTTTTCCAGTTCCTGCTGGAAGGAGTGCTGGCCGGGCGCGTCCGGTGGCGGCGGGGTGCCGACCGACGGTGCGCCCTGCGTCTGGCTCTGGGTCTGGGTGCCCCCGCCCGACTGAGACTGACTCTGGCCCTGGGTCTGGGCGCCGCTCGACTGAAACTGGCTCTGCGTGGAGGTCCCCGGCTCGAAGCCCCCCTGGTACTGGCTTTGCGCCTGGACGTTCATCGGCGCGCTGCCGTGCATGAGCTGGCTCATCCCCTGCGGGGTCGCCCGCCCGTCGTGGTCGAGGACCCAGGTGTCCTTGCTCCCGCCCCCCTGGCTGGAATTCACGACGAGGGAGCCCCGCCGCAGCGCCACCCGCGTCAGCCCCCCCGGCACGATGGTGACCTCCTGCCCGCACAGGATGTAGGGCCGCAGGTCCACGTGCGCGGGCTCGAACTCGCCCGAATCGGGGTAGAAGGTGGGGTGGCGGCTGAGGCCCACGACGGGCTGGGCGATGAACTCGCGCGGCGCGGCGCGCACCTTCACGAGGTACGCCTCCACCTCCTCGCGGGTGGCGTAGGGCCCCAGCAGCATCCCGTACCCGCCCGCCTCGCCGACGCCCTTGAAGACGAGTTCGTCCGCGTGGGCGAGCATGTACTCCAGGTGATCCGGGTTCCAGCCCAGGTAGGTGGGGACGTTGCCGAGCAGGGGTGCCTCGTTCAGGTAGTAGCGGATCATCTCGGGCACGTAGGCGTACACGGCCTTGTCGTCTGCCACCCCCGTCCCGATGGCGTTGGCGACGGCGACCCGGCCCTGGCGGTAGACCTCGACGAGCCCGGCGACCCCCAGCGCCGAGTCGGGCCGGAAGGTCAGCGGGTCGAGGAAGTCGTCGTCCACCCGGCGGTAGATCACGTCCACCTGCCGCCGGCCCCCGGTGGTGCGCATCCACACCCGCCCGGCGTCCACGAAGAGGTCGCGGCCCTCGACGAGTTCGACGCCCATCTGCTGGGCGAGGTAGGCGTGCTCGAAGTAGGCGGAGTTGTACATTCCCGGCGTGAGCACCACGACCGTCCCGTTCTCGCGCGGGCTGAGCGACTGGAGCAGGTGCAGGAGGGCGGTCGCGTAGTGCCCGACCGGGCGCACCCCCTGTCCCCGGAACATGCCGGGGTAGATGCGCGTCATCGCCTGCCGGTTGGCGAGGAGGTACGACACCCCGCTGGGCGAGCGTAGGTTGTCCTCCAGCACGAGGTACTCCCCGTGTTCGTCGCGGATCAGGTCGGTGCCGACGATGTGGGTGTACAGGCCGAGGGGCACCTTGATCCCGTGGACCTCGCGGCGGAAGTGGGCCGAGGTGTAGACGAGCTCACTGGGGATCACCCCGTCGCCGAGAATCTGGGCCTGGGAATAGATATCGCCCAGAAAAGCGTTCAGCGCCCGCACCCGCTGGGTGAGCCCGGCCTCCAGGTGGGCCCACTCCGAGGCCGGGATGACGCGCGGCACGGGGTCGAAGGGGAAGGTGCGCTCGGTGCCCTGCGCGTCGCCGTACACGGTGAAGGTGATGCCCTGGTTGCGAAAGGCGAGGTCGAGGAGGCGGTGCCTGCGCCCGAACTCCTCGACCCCCTGCGCGGCGAGGTACTCCCGGATGCCCTGGTAGTGGGGCCGCACCGTGCCGCCTGGCGTCACCATCTCGTCGAAGAACCTGCTGCCCGGCTCGTACTTCATGCCCCCGTCTCCTTCCCTGGGGCGCGGCCCCGGACGATGCCCCAAGATAACGAACTGCCCAGCCCGGGGAAGGCGGCGATCAGACAGGCCCCCATGACCCCACGTCCTACACTGCCCCCTATGACCCGACATCAGGAGCCCCAGGACAAGACCCTGCACCCCGACGACCGCGCGAGGCTCGATCAGGTCTTCATGCAGGTCGTGCTCGACGTGCAGGCGCAGGTGCAGCAGACCCGGCCCGCTCAAGCCGGCACCCTCGCCGCGATGTTCCACAAGGAGACCGTCTCCGACGCCCTGCAAGGCTGCGCGGTGCTGATCGCCGGGTGGAACGAGAACCGGGTGGACGGGGCGGGCGTGACCCGCGCGGCAAAAGCCCTGCGCAGCCTGGGGCTGGAGGACCTCGCGCAGAGGGTCGAGCGGCTGCGGGGTATTGACGAAGCCTGAAGGAAAACCTCCCGGCGGGGAAGCTCTGTGGGCCCTTCCACAAAGGGCGGCGGCGGGCTTTGACACAGTGAACCTTACTCCGGGGGAGTACGCCGCCCAGCCTGGCTGCACGGAACAGGGGCCGGGTGCGCGGGGACCGACAGTTCGGGCGGGAACTCCGCCCCGGCTCCGCGCGGCAAGGGCTAGACCCGGACAGGACGCCGCCCGGGCTCCTGTTCGCGTCTGGCCCTCCCGATGGGCTGGGGGCCGTGACGGAAACCTGGGCGGGGGTCCGGAAGGGCAACTCCCCCGATGGAAGTTCTGATGACCCTGTGGCTCGGCAAACCCGCCTGGATGTGGGGGGTGTTTCTCACGCTCGTCACGGCCCTGCTCGCCTTCGACCTCGGGGTGCTGGGCCGAAAGCGGGCGAAGGGCGGCTCTCAGGAGATCGGCGTGGCCGAGAGCCTGCGGCTGAGCGTCTTTTACATCGCCATCGCGCTCGCCTTCGGCGGCTGGGTGTGGCTCAGCCTGGGGGCGGAGAGCGGGCTGGCGTACTTCACGGGCTTCGCGGTCGAAAAGGCCCTCGCCCTCGACAACGTGTTCGTGATCAGCGTGATCTTCGCGGCGCTCGCCGTGCCCCGCCACCTCCAGCACCGGGTCCTCTTCTGGGGCATCCTCGGCGTGATCGTGCTGCGCGGCGTCATGATCGGGCTGGGCGCGGCCCTGGTGAGTAACTTCGACTGGATCATGTGGGTGTTCGGGGCGTTCTTGCTGCTGACCGGCGTGCGGCTGCTGTTCGTGAAGGGGGGCCATGAGGCGCCCAACCTGGAGCGGCACCCCGTCGTGCGTATGTTGCGCCGCGTCATGCCGATCAGCCCGAAGCTCGACGGCGAGAAGTTCGTGACCCGGCTGCCCGACGCCGCGGGCCGGGTGCGGCTCCACGCCACGCCGCTGCTGCTCGCCCTGCTGCTGGTCGAAGCCGCCGACCTCGTGTTCGCGGTGGACTCGATTCCGGCGATCTTCGCCATCACCCAAGACCCCTTCATCGTCTACACGAGCAACATCTTCGCCATCCTGGGCCTGCGCGCCCTGTACTTCGCCCTCGACGCCCTGATCCACCGCTTCCAGGCGCTCAAGCCCGCGCTGGCGCTGGTGCTCGTCTTTATCGGCGGCAAGATCTTTTACAACCAGTTCTTCGGCAAGCTCGACCCGGCGATCAGCCTCGGCGTGACGCTCGCCATCCTGGCCGGGGGCGTCCTCGTCAGCCTCTGGAAGACGCGCGGGGAGAGGGCGCGCCCCGCCGCGTAGCGCGGCCGGGAAGGGTCCCCGTCCTCACCCCCCCTGGCCTCCGGGGTGCTCCACCCAGAGGTTTTCTTCCACGTAGAGGCCCCGGTCCAGTGCCCGGTCGATCCGGACGAGGTTGAGGGCCTCCGGAACGGCGTACTCCCCGCTCACCGGAAAGACCATTCCCGTCCACCGTTCCCACTCGGCGACCGTCCCCTCGACCACCATCGACCGTTCGGCGGGACCCAGGACGGTGGCGCCCAGCCGCTGGTGGGTCCGAATCCAGGGATCGGTAGAAAGACCGTCGGGCCGCGTCCACCGGGCATATTCCGCCATCGGGACGTGTGGGAAGCGGTGCTTCGCGGTCGGCCGCAGCGGAGCGACGACGCGCTCCAGCCCCCGCCCGTGGGCCCGCCCCGTCAACGCCCGGAGCACCCGGGTCGCCAGGCCGCGTCGGTCGTCGGTCACGGCCACCGCCGCCGCCATGAAACAGAAGGTGTTGGGCCGACTGCCCGCCCCGTGTTCGGTGACCGAGCGGACGAGCGCGTCGTCGTAACCGGAGGGAAGATCCTCCGGGGAGCCGTCCCAGGCGAAGGGCACGCCCCACCCCCCGGCCACCACCCGGTTCTCCTCCAGCAGCAGAACGTTGTAGGCGGGGAAAAGGGCGTGCACCCGGTCCATGTACCTCGGCGGCACCGCGTCGTGGAAGATGAATTCGGGCCACCGCTCGCGGAAGGCCGCTGCGGCCTCGTCCTAGAGGTCGGGCCGCTCGGAGGTCGTCACCACCCGCAGGGGGTCGGGAGCGTGAGGTGGGGGCCGGGTCACGCCTCCTCGGCCCTCAGCGACCGCTGCGCTTCCCGGTCGGCCTGCGCAACTCTGTCGGCCTGTCCCAGCGCCCCCCACTCGTCGGGGCCGCCGCCAAGCTGGGGGGTGAGGCCCCGCAGGTAGGCGGCCTGCGCGATCAGGTACGCGGTGAGCGGCGTGGTCAGGAACTGGAAGAGCAGCACGGCGGCGAGCCGGGTAAAGGCCGCCGAGTCGGCGAGCTCGAAGGCCACCCCCAGGAAGATGCCCGCCGACCCCAGCGTCACGAGCTTGCTGCTCGCGTGCAGCCGCGCGTACAGGTCGGGAAAGCGCACCACCCCCACGGCGGCGGTCAGCACGAAAAACGCCCCGATCAGGATCGGGATGTCCCGCCAGGGGTGGAAGTCAGCCACGCCCGCCCCCGGGTGAGGCCGGAGCGGACGGCGGAGGGCGGACGGCGGAAGGCAGAAGGCCCTCTCCCGCTGACGGCTGACGGCTGACGGCTGACAGCTTCACCGCATCACCCGCCCCACCAGCAGATACCGCGTCAGCGCCACCGTGGACAAAAAGCCCAGCAGGCTGAGCACGATGGCGGCGTCGAGCGTGACGAGCAGCCGGGTCTTGACGGCGATCAGGGTGAACAGCACGACCAGATTCACGCTCAGGAAGTCGAAGGCCATGATGCGGTCGCCCCAGGAAGGCCCGCGCAGCACGCGGTAGGTGACGAGCAGGACGGACAGGGTGACGATGCCGAGCGCGAGATCAACGATCATGGGCCTCCACCTCCAGGCGGGGGGGCGTGGCGAGCAGGACACGCAGCAGCCGCTCTTCCACCCTCAGGATGGACTCGCGGGCGGTCCGGGCGTCGGGGGTCCCGATGGCGTGGGCGTACAGGACGCGGCGGTCGGCGTTGAACCCCAGCACGACGGTGCCGGGCATCAGGCCGATGGTGGCGGCCAGGAACGTCAGCGCACCCTCCCCCCGCAGCCGCAGCGGCACGGCCACGATCATCGGATTCAGGGGCGGGTGGGGCCGCAGGGCGAAGACGGCCACCTGCACGTTCGCCAGCGTGAGTTCGCGCAGGAAAAAGCCCACGAAGCCCAGCCCGGCCAGCACGCGGCGCACGTACTCGTGGGTGGCGAGGGCGCGCGGAAAGACGCTCAGGATGGCAAAGCCCAGCAGGAAGCCGACGCTGAGTTCCCGCAGGTTGACGGCCCCGGCGAAAAGCGCCCACACCCCGGCGAGGAGAAAGTTGAGGGTCAGCCCCCTCATGGTCCGTCCTCCTCCCCGGTCGGCGCGGGGGGAATGACCACGGGCCCGTCCCCCAGCACCCCCCGGATATAGCGCGCGTTGTCGCGCAGCTCGGCGGCGGTGGCGTCCGCCCGGGCGAACAGCGGCCCGGCGAAGAGGCTCAGGCCCGCCACGAGCGCGCAGGCGGCGTAGGCGGCGGCGTGCAGGGCCCGGGGCACGCGGTAGACCGGGAGCCAGTTCGGGTGCTGGCCCCAGAAGAAGCCGCGCCACACGTTCAGCATCGCGTACAGGGTGATCAGGCTGCTCAGCAGGGCGCTGAACACCGCCACCAGGGCCAGGGGCGAGCCCTGCGCGAGCCCCGCCCGCACGAGCGCGTACTTCGCCACGAAGCCCCCGCTGGGGGGCAAGCCCGCCACCGTCAGCGCGCACAGCAGGAAACACCCGGCGAGCAGCGGCAGGAAGTCGAGCATCCCCCGCACCCGCACCAGCCGCGAGCCGCTCGCCCGCTCGGCCACGCCCGCGATGGAGAAGAGGGCCGTGGTCACCAGCACGCTCACCGCGAAGTACCCCACGCTCGCCCGCAGCGCCTCCTCGGTGCCCACCCCCAGCCCGAAGGCGAGGTAGCCCACCGAACTCACCACCAGAAACGACAGGATGCGCCGCCACTCCCGCTGCGAGGCCGCTCCCAGCGCTCCGTAGAGCATCGTCACCGTGCCGAGCAGCAGCAGCAGCGTGTTCGTCACCGCCGCCTCCTGACTGAAGACGGTCGTAAAGACCCTCAGGAGGGCGTAGACGCCGACCTTCGTCAGGACCGCCGCGAAGAAGGTGCCCACGGCGGGCGGCAGCGCGGGGTAGGTGCCCGGCAGCCAGAAGCCCAGCGGGAACAGCGCCCCCTTCGCCGCGAAGACCACGAGCAGCAGCACCCCGACGGCGGTGACGGTCGGGTTGGGCCCCAGCTCTGCCGACCGCCTGGCGAGGTGGGCGAAGTTCAGCGTGCCCAGCACCCCGTACGCGAGTCCGCACGCGACGACGAGCAGGGCCGAGGCGGCGAGGTTCATCACGATGTAGCGGAAGCCCTCGCGCAGCTGCTCGCGGGTGGACCCCAGCACCGCGAGCGCATACGAGGCCACCAGCATCACCTCGAAGGCCACGAACAGGTTGAAGAGGTCCCCGGTCAGGAAAGACATCTGCACCCCCGCGAAGAGAAACTGCATCAGCGCGAGGAGGTGGTGCTTCTCGCGCACCGGGTCGGGGTCGGCGGCGGCCTGCCACACGGCGAGCACGGCGCTCACGGCCCCCAGCACGCTCACCCACGCGGCGAGGCGGTCGGCGGTCATCACGATGCCGAACGGGGCGGGCCACC
This region of Deinococcus aestuarii genomic DNA includes:
- a CDS encoding transglutaminase family protein, with amino-acid sequence MRCEIRHITEYRYPKPAWDSFNEVRLHPSREARQSVRSFHLSVEPEADIASYKDYFGAIVHHVHVHEPHTTLKIEAQAIVDTHPVPPPPPISFGALRGACGAHTEFLVASPRVPAGNWAAVFGVATPDSGDDLPGFLMDLTTTLYRRFRYDTRATTVSTPLAEFATHGRGVCQDFTHAMLGIVRGLGIPGRYVSGYLYSGGELVGAEATHAWVECFLPGFGWLGYDPTNNCLARERHVKIGHGREYSDVSPVRGTYYGGGRGELDVEVRVYGAR
- a CDS encoding alpha-E domain-containing protein; the protein is MLLLSRLAENLFWIGRYVERAENTARLLNVNYYATLEMTGRMREHWAPLLELTGGEGRLREKYGRVDARSVSAWLAFDQGNPASIASSVLRARENARGLRDRIPSEMWEALNRTYLNVCFQNEGVIDSDGLFEFCASARDASQFFFGIAFATLPRDEGWSFLRAGQMLERGDNVIRVLQTHYRVLDGQAQGDPAQRAVQDQRWVSVLKGASAYEAYRKRVHSGIDPARIGEFLLLDEYFPRSVRYSAENLHDALTQIDRWHPGAHPEILRLSRWLVARLQFTGVEDILEREDPGLDELLGDINRVGAAINAAYFQQE
- a CDS encoding YfiT family bacillithiol transferase, which codes for MPDPSSTDPRYPLGPMPQPLTLTPEERAEAVAAIRALPGELRGAALGLSASQLDTPYREGGWTVRQVVHHVADSHMNAVVRLKLALTEDRPTIKPYEEGLWAELADMRLPLEPSLDLLDGLHTRWAAVLASLTPEDWTREWTHPEHGHTFTVDTLGAMYAWHGRHHIAHVTGLRLRQGW
- a CDS encoding Nudix hydrolase; this encodes MQYDQRFDVPVTLRSAGVVVINDRDEVLLVCEHKPGSRGLWHIPAGGVEEGENPQDTAVREAYEETGLTVRPVGLLNTLLGRMPDGPLILRFAWLAEVVGDADAPAPLPAFAGEVKKARFFTRGEFDGLYDRGAIRMYHTRVFVDTAYAMREARGKAGA
- a CDS encoding nucleotide pyrophosphohydrolase, which translates into the protein MSLTFAEASERVDAYISQFEEGYFPPLLMLARLTEETGEIARVLAHQHGKTPKPGEESGDLEMELADLLFVMVCLANERGLSLERGFTRMMEKVETRDATRWTKKQPGE
- the era gene encoding GTPase Era; translated protein: MTDPMPSPESGEATTSHDTHSGFVAIIGKPNVGKSTLLNAFLGTKVAPTSPRPQTTRRGVRGIYTTETRQIVFVDTPGLHKPKDALGKYMNQEVQGALADVDAILWVVDLRRPPSDEDALVARQVRDLPKPLFLVGNKTDAAKYPDEAMKLYRALLEGRTGETQETTLSAQNNPAAVATLREQLLDVLPENPFFFPNSGASDQTREQWAAEIIREEAMKKLREELPYSVATRVNGWTEREDGLVRIEGEIVVEKNAHKGMVIGAGGKQLREIGQAARKQLEVFLNRKVFLGLEVIVIPGWREDEEALRELGYE
- a CDS encoding SDR family NAD(P)-dependent oxidoreductase, with the translated sequence MTAPTPRPGPPTALVTGASGGIGEEIARHLASRGANLILVARREEQLRALADELGARHGVHALPLALDLTRPGAGAWLEGELASRGLTVDLLVNNAGFGGYGEFHTQDPGEIARMVQVNVVALTDLSRRFLPGMVERRRGRVLNVASTAAFQPGPLMAVYYATKAYVLSLSEALNEEVRGTGVSVTALCPGPVETGFQDTAKLGQSRLLQGPARATMLSAGEVARQGVEAMLSGQAVVVPGRLNRLQTLAPRLLPRGVMTRIIGGVQARRK
- a CDS encoding YIP1 family protein, yielding MTTPPSPVQATLTDMFSQSSTVLTRPGPQTFELFERRGGTRQAFLYVLLAALVSAVIAAIFAPFHADTTVIGQFITRLILIPLQFAVFTGAVYLIGKHLFRGTGTYPEVAYSFALFFVPLSILGTVLGIIPILGWLVGILISAAMIFYGFLAVGSSMNLHDATKAAVTLILSGIAYWAVGGLLLGLVLAPFTR
- a CDS encoding DUF4384 domain-containing protein → MRTAFLLGSLALGLSACTVSVRSNAGLVGGNLIANVRPDRGEGGSYFVGDPVRIAVTTRAAGYVTLVALQPNGFASTLVRNVYVNPGTTVFPRPQDGVTYNVAPPRGLQRVRVIFTRVRPTSDIVLSGVYSGERLNLATNQYLTPYAPADRDVQETYFYIR